One Qiania dongpingensis genomic window carries:
- the pgsA gene encoding CDP-diacylglycerol--glycerol-3-phosphate 3-phosphatidyltransferase yields the protein MNLPNKLTILRVLMIPFFVFFMLADFFGYPGRIIALVLFCAASFTDFLDGFIARKYHLVSNFGKFMDPLADKLLVCSALICFVERGELAAWIVIIIMAREFIISGFRLVASDNGVVIAANMWGKFKTVSQMIMIILIILNIKSLYILTQIFIYLALALTIISLVDYIRKNIDVLKEGGA from the coding sequence ATGAATTTACCGAATAAGCTGACGATACTCCGTGTGCTGATGATTCCATTCTTTGTATTTTTTATGCTGGCAGATTTTTTCGGGTATCCAGGCAGGATCATTGCTCTTGTTTTATTCTGCGCGGCCAGCTTTACTGATTTCCTGGACGGCTTTATTGCCAGGAAATATCATCTGGTATCGAATTTTGGAAAGTTCATGGATCCCCTGGCTGACAAGCTTCTTGTCTGTTCTGCCCTTATCTGCTTCGTGGAAAGAGGGGAGCTGGCAGCCTGGATCGTCATCATCATCATGGCGAGGGAATTCATCATAAGCGGATTCCGCTTGGTTGCGTCGGATAACGGCGTGGTGATTGCGGCCAACATGTGGGGCAAGTTTAAAACGGTATCTCAGATGATCATGATCATACTGATCATACTGAATATAAAGAGCCTATATATCCTGACGCAGATATTCATATATCTGGCGCTTGCACTGACCATTATTTCTCTTGTGGATTATATTCGGAAAAATATTGACGTACTGAAAGAGGGAGGAGCCTGA
- the rimO gene encoding 30S ribosomal protein S12 methylthiotransferase RimO produces MKILFVSLGCDKNLVDSEVMLGFLGRAGYQFTDDESEADIIVVNTCCFIGDAKEESISTLLEMAKQKETGRCKVLIAAGCLAQRYKREVLEEIPEVDGILGTASCDKITEVVEETLEGKKCEEFESLDRQRTEEEGRVVTTGGHYAYLKIAEGCDKHCTYCVIPSVRGRYRSVPLDELVKEVEQLSEGGVRELILVAQETTLYGVDLYGKKMLPVLLKKLAFISGIHWIRLLYCYPEEITDELIEVVKTEEKICHYMDIPIQHASDRILKRMGRKTDRQEITKRICRLREEIPDIAIRTTMITGFPGETEEDMEELLDFVDEMEFDRLGVFPYSQEEDTPAAVMDGQVPEEVKNERRNQVMELQQEIAFAHGEEMVGEVLEVFIEGKVADESAYVGRTYMDAPGVDGYIFVNTELELMSGMFVRVKVTGAVDYDLIGELIDEDEFTE; encoded by the coding sequence ATGAAAATACTGTTTGTATCCCTGGGTTGTGATAAAAATCTGGTGGATTCTGAAGTGATGCTGGGATTTCTTGGCAGAGCTGGATATCAGTTTACCGACGACGAGTCGGAGGCGGATATTATTGTGGTAAATACCTGCTGCTTTATCGGCGATGCAAAAGAGGAGAGCATCAGCACCCTTTTAGAGATGGCAAAACAGAAGGAGACAGGCCGCTGCAAAGTACTGATCGCTGCCGGCTGTCTGGCGCAGCGCTATAAGCGCGAGGTCCTGGAAGAAATTCCGGAGGTGGACGGCATCTTAGGTACGGCATCCTGCGATAAGATCACGGAAGTGGTGGAGGAAACTCTGGAAGGGAAGAAGTGCGAAGAATTCGAAAGTCTTGACAGGCAGAGGACGGAGGAAGAGGGGCGTGTTGTCACAACAGGAGGGCATTATGCGTATCTTAAGATCGCGGAGGGCTGTGACAAACACTGTACCTATTGTGTGATTCCCAGCGTCCGAGGCAGATACAGGAGCGTTCCGCTTGATGAGCTTGTAAAAGAAGTGGAACAATTGTCGGAAGGAGGCGTCCGGGAGCTGATCTTGGTTGCTCAGGAGACGACCCTCTATGGCGTGGACTTATACGGAAAGAAGATGCTCCCGGTGCTGCTGAAAAAGCTGGCTTTCATATCCGGCATCCATTGGATACGTCTCCTTTACTGTTATCCCGAGGAGATTACCGATGAGCTGATAGAAGTGGTAAAAACGGAAGAGAAGATATGCCATTACATGGACATTCCCATTCAGCACGCCAGTGACCGGATATTGAAGCGGATGGGCAGAAAGACTGACCGGCAGGAGATCACAAAGCGCATCTGCCGTCTGAGAGAAGAGATACCGGACATAGCCATACGGACCACGATGATCACCGGATTTCCCGGTGAGACCGAGGAAGATATGGAGGAACTTCTGGATTTTGTAGATGAGATGGAATTTGACCGTCTTGGCGTATTCCCTTATTCCCAGGAGGAAGATACGCCGGCCGCCGTCATGGACGGACAGGTGCCGGAGGAAGTGAAAAATGAACGCCGGAATCAGGTCATGGAGCTTCAGCAGGAAATCGCCTTTGCTCACGGAGAAGAGATGGTCGGCGAAGTGCTGGAGGTATTCATAGAAGGAAAGGTTGCAGACGAAAGTGCTTATGTGGGGAGGACTTATATGGATGCGCCGGGAGTTGACGGATATATATTTGTGAACACGGAGCTGGAGCTGATGAGCGGGATGTTCGTTCGCGTGAAAGTGACCGGGGCTGTGGACTATGATCTGATAGGAGAGTTGATAGATGAAGATGAATTTACCGAATAA